One Cryptomeria japonica chromosome 9, Sugi_1.0, whole genome shotgun sequence genomic window carries:
- the LOC131858169 gene encoding xyloglucan endotransglucosylase/hydrolase protein 31-like, which yields MAFRIMSPLLCLNMNVLLLLMLKRAYHFTPLLAAGGDNDSILQQPTVPLLNYLRVSKFSEGYANLWGGQHQNVSEDAYSVTLTLDSSSGSGFKSKVAYMYGFFNAAVKLQAGYTAGIITSFYLSNSQVYEGWHDEIDIEFLGTIPGEPYKLQTNVYGNGTGDGNLIGREQQFHLWFDPTQDFHNYSILWTPSQILRFPKTKSLGVIYPSKPMSVYATIWDASSWATDGGKYKANYTYEPFLSSYTNFQTIGCDEKDNYCSKVLLDGCLVSPHLNKKQIVDLKYVRKNYMTYDYCQDLQRYPKGSMPECPAQPSDSY from the exons ATGGCATTCCGTATCATGTCACCCCTCCTCTGCCTTAACATGAATGTGCTGCTACTTTTAATGCTAAAAAGGGCATATCATTTTACACCACTTTTGGCTGCTGGTGGTGACAATGATAGTATTCTTCAACAGCCAACAGTGCCCCTTCTCAATTATTTGAGAGTATCCAAGTTTTCTGAAGGGTATGCCAATCTATGGGGAGGCCAACACCAAAATGTTTCAGAAGATGCTTACTCTGTTACACTCACATTAGATAGCTCATCTG GTAGTGGTTTCAAGTCAAAAGTGGCTTACATGTATGGCTTCTTCAACGCTGCTGTTAAACTCCAGGCGGGATATACTGCAGGGATCATCACTTCTTTCTAT CTTTCGAACAGCCAAGTTTATGAAGGATGGCACGATGAGATAGACATAGAGTTCTTGGGAACAATACCTGGAGAGCCATACAAATTGCAGACCAATGTTTATGGCAACGGTACAGGAGATGGAAATCTGATCGGCAGAGAGCAACAATTTCATCTCTGGTTCGACCCAACTCAGGATTTCCACAACTACAGCATTCTCTGGACGCCTTCTCAAATCCT GAGGTTTCCGAAGACAAAAAGTCTTGGAGTGATATACCCATCAAAGCCAATGTCTGTGTATGCAACAATTTGGGATGCATCTTCATGGGCGACAGATGGGGGGAAATACAAGGCCAATTATACGTATGAGCCCTTCCTTTCCAGTTACACCAACTTCCAAACGATTGGATGCGATGAAAAGGATAACTACTGCTCCAAAGTGCTCTTAGATGGCTGTTTGGTATCTCCGCATTTGAACAAAAAGCAAATAGTTGATCTGAAATATGTTAGGAAGAATTATATGACATACGACTACTGCCAAGATTTGCAGCGATATCCCAAGGGTTCCATGCCTGAATGCCCAGCACAACCATCCGATTCATACTAA
- the LOC131858438 gene encoding probable xyloglucan endotransglucosylase/hydrolase protein 32, with protein MEFRIMSPLLCLKMIVLLLLIRKTTNDCTPVLAAGGDSDSILQEPTVPLLSYLRVYKFQKMVTLSLTLDSSSGSGFKSKMLTCMASSTLRQTYEGWHDEIDIEFLGTIPGEPYKLQTNVYGNSTGDGNLIGREQQFHLWFNPTQDFHNYSILWTPSQVLFLVDVIPIRRFPKTKSLGVIYPSKPMSKYARIWDASSWARDGGKYKASYTYESFLSSYTNSQTIGCHDKDNYCSKVLLDGCLVSPHLNKKQIVDLKYVRKNYMTYDYCQDLQPYPKGSMPECPTQPSDSY; from the exons ATGGAATTCCGTATCATGTCACCCCTTCTCTGCCTTAAGATGATTGTGCTGCTACTTTTAATACGAAAAACGACAAATGATTGTACACCAGTTTTAGCTGCCGGTGGTGACAGTGATAGTATTCTTCAAGAGCCAACAGTGCCCCTGCTCAGTTATTTAAGAGTTTACAAGTTTCAGAAGATGGTTACTCTATCACTCACATTAGATAGTTCATCTG GTAGTGGGTTCAAGTCAAAGATGCTTACATGTATGGCTTCTTCAACGCTGCG CCAAACGTATGAAGGATGGCACGATGAGATAGACATAGAGTTCTTGGGAACAATACCTGGAGAGCCATACAAATTGCAGACCAATGTTTATGGCAACAGTACGGGAGATGGAAATCTGATCGGCAGAGAGCAACAATTTCATCTCTGGTTCAACCCAACTCAGGATTTCCACAACTACAGCATTCTCTGGACGCCATCTCAAGTCCT ATTTTTGGTGGACGTTATCCCCATAAGGAGGTTTCCTAAGACAAAGAGCCTTGGAGTTATATATCCATCGAAGCCAATGTCTAAGTATGCAAGGATTTGGGATGCATCTTCATGGGCGAGAGATGGAGGGAAATACAAGGCCAGCTATACGTATGAGTCCTTCCTTTCCAGTTACACCAACTCCCAAACGATTGGATGCCATGACAAGGATAACTACTGCTCCAAAGTGCTCTTAGATGGCTGTTTGGTTTCTCCGCATTTGAACAAAAAGCAAATCGTTGATCTGAAATATGTTAGGAAGAATTATATGACATACGACTACTGCCAAGATTTGCAGCCATATCCCAAGGGTTCCATGCCTGAATGCCCAACACAACCATCCGATTCATACTAA